From the Castor canadensis chromosome 9, mCasCan1.hap1v2, whole genome shotgun sequence genome, one window contains:
- the Znf518b gene encoding zinc finger protein 518B: protein MQIKKMKDIGEQLYTTQMNGGHNSLTMSPKQPNSDRAIRPDRQEPQNLLYQGSEAEAAMMTIATCVQCKITHKIPPQDLKKGTGQSQTEDRYVCFKCSLHVAPPQFHFVNSNPSATHVGNKMETISSPVNNKFKVRNFKPGKYYCDKCRFSTKDPLQYKKHTLQHEEIKFICSHCSYISYTKGEFQRHLVKHTGIFPYQCEYCDYGAIRNDYIVKHRKRVHERAGAKRPLKTIAKLEPKRTSVSKQNAELLKVPNPGATFQHKLSDQLSRFSLHANKDRMHGIVLLPDPKEYQKDVVCIPNKMTGSESKEVSLSGNKNVEVEVLSPAKEPLQPGMPLTVVAPAELVVPANCLAQLIDVKVVNGTQQLVLKLFPLEENTRLEAGGGDGGNAELIKETGSNERGKVLSAEKTKSLRIEGNVGELVGIGDLQSSVQKHLKNVKWVRSYDCFMSNSSVHNHRESFLSPDTVRDLQKKHTLYSHRTAHPSVALKGHSPASVGKNSALCGLGVALNPFPCKAAVSFAEDGRTSHSDSQHLLPLAASPATISFSGEKGFLPISKNDLESRSQISIPVKMASSSRKLEDNQTEENKAVSNMGHISSSQKSEYLHINLAGEDRVRSQQPGDQLVELKDPVRTNDTYDGPVISSVFSLSSGSENIPEGIKWNSSTSKIKSIELLRRKIAQLIESCGKPSSLSANSAHRRSVGQASKVTSKSSPESIQEISVSLTGPGPSMGPLQKPQNEVTDSKQLIPQIYPQFAKGSDGRPENRVTRKTHVATPVLIPKGAVLRVLNSSEDAHIIEATCDKPVSIPCSEAHLPKPATFCSVKQTDSDLQPVMSERGPVDMYPSLEPSLRPKLRKEDATGSTAPKKIGPVHGQQGSSDWTKPGRLLSRSLTVSRNKAKQVSSSKKKSKSQADPSRCLKDPSIFQVARQLRLIAAKPDQLIKCPRRNQPVIVLNHPDVDSPEVTNVMKVINKYKGNVLKVVLSERTRCQLGIRRHHLRLTYQNVEEANQLKRQMMLKMKLKKVHKNNYQVVDALPDDSSQCIFKCWFCGRLYEDQEEWMSHGQRHLIEATRDWDVLSSRGK, encoded by the coding sequence atgcaaataaagaagATGAAGGATATCGGAGAACAGTTGTATACTACACAAATGAATGGTGGACACAATTCCTTGACCATGTCTCCCAAACAGCCTAATTCTGATAGAGCAATTCGGCCAGATAGACAAGAACCACAAAACCTTTTGTACCAAGGCTCAGAGGCAGAGGCTGCCATGATGACCATTGCGACCTGTGTGCAGTGCAAAATCACACACAAAATCCCTCCTCAAGATTTGAAGAAGGGCACTGGGCAAAGCCAAACGGAAGACAGATATGTCTGCTTTAAATGCAGCCTTCACGTGGCTCCTCcccaatttcattttgtgaacaGTAATCCCAGTGCTACTCATGtcggaaataaaatggaaaccatCTCAAGTCCTGTCAATAACAAATTTAAGGTAAGGAACTTTAAGCCAGGCAAATACTATTGTGATAAGTGTCGATTTTCCACAAAGGACCCCCTGCAGTACAAAAAGCACACACTTCAACATGAAGAGATTAAATTCATCTGTTCTCACTGCAGCTACATTTCATACACAAAAGGAGAGTTTCAGAGGCATTTGGTGAAGCATACAGGCATATTTCCATATCAGTGTGAGTATTGTGACTATGGTGCTATTAGGAATGATTACATTGTCAAGCACAGGAAGAGAGTCCACGAGAGGGCAGGTGCTAAACGGCCTCTCAAAACTATTGCCAAGCTGGAGCCGAAAAGAACCAGTGTTTCAAAGCAGAACGCAGAGCTCCTAAAGGTTCCCAATCCAGGGGCTACATTTCAGCATAAGTTGTCCGATCAGCTTTCAAGATTCTCTCTCCACGCAAATAAAGACAGAATGCACGGTATTGTGCTATTACCAGACCCGAAGGAATACCAAAAAGATGTAGTGTGTATTCCGAATAAAATGACCGGATCTGAGTCGAAAGAAGTCAGTCTGTCGGGGAACAAAAATGTGGAAGTGGAAGTGCTATCCCCTGCCAAAGAGCCCCTGCAGCCAGGCATGCCCTTAACTGTTGTGGCACCAGCAGAGCTGGTTGTCCCTGCAAACTGCCTAGCGCAATTGATAGACGTGAAGGTCGTCAATGGCACCCAGCAGCTTGTTCTGAAACTGTTCCCACTGGAAGAAAATACTCGTCTTGAagctggtggtggtgatggagggaATGCTGAGCTGATTAAAGAGACAGGCTCCAATGAACGAGGAAAAGTACTTTCGGCAGAAAAGACAAAGTCACTGAGGATTGAAGGGAATGTCGGAGAACTTGTGGGCATTGGTGATCTTCAATCTTCAGTTCAGAAACatcttaaaaatgtgaaatggGTAAGGTCTTATGACTGCTTCATGTCAAATTCTAGTGTGCACAACCATAGAGAATCCTTTCTCAGTCCTGATACAGTTAGGGATTTGCAGAAAAAACATACCTTGTATTCACATAGAACTGCTCACCCTTCTGTTGCCTTAAAAGGTCATTCTCCGGCCTCTGTAGGAAAAAACAGTGCTTTGTGTGGTCTCGGAGTGGCCTTGAACCCTTTTCCATGTAAAGCTGCGGTTTCCTTTGCTGAAGATGGAAGAACTTCACACAGTGACTCCCAGCATTTACTTCCTCTTGCTGCATCGCCTGCTACCATTTCCTTCTCTGGAGAAAAGGGCTTCCTGCCCATAAGTAAGAATGACTTAGAATCCAGAAGTCAGATCAGTATTCCTGTAAAAATGGCTTCCTCTAGTAGAAAGCTGGAAGATAACCAGACAGAGGAAAACAAAGCAGTGTCCAACATGGGCCATATTTCCTCTTCACAAAAAAGTGAGTATTTACACATAAACCTTGCTGGAGAAGACAGAGTTAGGTCCCAACAGCCTGGTGATCAGCTTGTAGAACTGAAGGATCCTGTGAGGACTAACGACACGTATGATGGGCCAGTCATTTCATCAGTATTTTCTCTGAGTTCTGGATCTGAAAACATCCCAGAGGGCATTAAGTGGAATAGTTCAACATCCAAAATCAAGTCAATTGAACTGTTGCGCAGAAAAATCGCTCAGTTAATTGAATCCTGTGGCAAGCCCTCATCCTTGTCTGCAAACAGTGCACATCGCCGTTCTGTAGGGCAAGCATCAAAGGTAACTTCGAAATCATCTCCAGAAAGTATTCAGGAAATTAGTGTGTCACTTACTGGCCCTGGCCCTTCCATGGGTCCTCTCCAAAAACCTCAAAATGAGGTCACTGACAGCAAGCAACTTATTCCGCAGATCTACCCACAGTTTGCCAAGGGCAGTGATGGGAGACCTGAAAACAGAGTGACCAGGAAGACTCATGTTGCCACTCCAGTGCTGATCCCCAAAGGGGCTGTGCTCAGGGTCCTGAACTCCTCCGAGGATGCTCACATCATCGAGGCTACCTGTGACAAACCTGTCAGCATCCCCTGCAGCGAAGCACACTTACCAAAACCAGCAACATTCTGCTCTGTGAAGCAGACAGATTCAGACTTGCAGCCTGTGATGAGTGAAAGGGGGCCAGTAGACATGTACCCAAGTCTGGAGCCATCTCTTCGGCCTAAACTGAGAAAGGAGGATGCCACTGGTAGCACTGCCCCTAAGAAAATTGGCCCTGTGCACGGGCAGCAAGGAAGCAGTGACTGGACCAAGCCAGGGAGGCTGCTGTCCAGAAGTCTGACTGTCAGCAGGAATAAGGCCAAGCAGGTCAGCTCATccaagaagaaaagcaagagtCAGGCTGACCCTAGCCGCTGTCTCAAGGATCCTTCCATTTTTCAGGTTGCAAGACAGCTTCGACTGATAGCAGCTAAACCTGATCAGCTGATTAAATGTCCCCGTCGGAACCAGCCAGTCATTGTGTTAAATCATCCCGATGTGGACTCACCCGAGGTGACCAATGTGATGAAGGTAATCAACAAGTACAAAGGCAACGTGCTCAAAGTTGTCCTGTCAGAGCGGACGCGATGTCAGCTGGGCATCCGGCGCCATCACCTGCGGCTGACCTACCAGAACGTAGAGGAAGCCAACCAGCTGAAAAGGCAAATGATGCTGAAGATGAAACTGAAGAAAGTTCACAAAAATAACTACCAGGTGGTGGATGCCTTGCCCGATGACTCGTCGCAGTGTATATTTAAGTGCTGGTTTTGTGGGCGGCTGTATGAAGACCAGGAGGAATGGATGAGTCACGGCCAGAGGCATTTGATCGAGGCGACCAGGGATTGGGACGTTCTGTCTTCCAGGGGCAAATGA